The genomic region CTGTCTATTTAGTATAAACGAGCTGTCTCATTTTTTTATCACATTGTCTTAACTGACTTGAAGCAAATTGAGACAAATGTGATAACAgcaccattgttcagctgtagCTGTACAACAGCTCTTCATGCTGCAGCCCATGTAGCATTCCTATTGCTAGCACGCTGAGAGAAATTTGACCACATAGCTAAGCTCCCTTTACCTCTTAGTATCACTAAAGAAATGGAAATCTAGTTGGAATTTAAATAGCAGATACACAGTAGAGGCAGCAATTGCGGCTGTGGGTTTTTCCCCTACTGTGgctgtgggttttgggttttctgcaggttcttgtttgtttgcttttaaatcaaCCTCCTGAACTTGTTCCTGATAACTAGTAACATTAAGATCAGGTTATTGTCAGTTTTATGCACATGTGTTGAGGCAGATCCTGTTATTGAGTATGTATTCATTCTTACCATATTTGCACTCAAGAATGACTGTAATAGTTCAGCAGGATGTTTTCTACAGTAACCAAGTGAAGAATAGCTACTCATGCAGCCTCTTTAAGGACTAATGCAAGTTTACCTTAAGATTCCATTTTAGGGTTTGGGAAAAGAATGAAGATTTGCATTCAAGAATGAAGGAAATTTGGCACTTGGGCTCAGGAACCACAGTAGTTGGTAGATTTCTTGCAACTATAATCTCTTTTACTGCTCAGTGCTGGCTTGCAAAAACTCTTAATATGATATTTTTTTGGAGTTGAAATATTTGGTACCAGTCACATTCTAGGATGTTAAACcttaataaatattaatttggGGGTTCATAAATCTGATGCatactgaaaatgtttttctcaaGTAACAGTGAAAGATGCTTGCTTTCTAACCAGTGTATTTTCAATGTAAAAAaggatttcattatttttctgcaagattaaGATATTTCCTAATTATTCAGTTATGTCATACTTAGACAGAAATACCCTGCAGTATTATTTTGGAAGGTTTTCAGACTTGAGACTCTTGATGAATTTGTCTCTGTGAAAATTTTACACTTGCATCTGTCTTCTTAACAGCTGTCATGGAGGAGTTGGTAGAGGATGACATCTGTATTTTGAACCATGAAAAAGCAGACAACACTCATAAGAGAGACAGGGAGATTCCTGTTTCATCTTACAGTGGAGATGAGTCTGTTGCCTCGCACTTCGCACTTGTCACTGCATATGAAGATATCAAGAAACGACTaaaggagacagagaaggaaaactccttcttaaaaaaaagagtgagaattcTAGAAGAGAAGGTAAGAAAAAAGTTGATTTACCAGCTTCTGGCAGCAGTTACATTTTTGCCTCTGGTTGGATGGCGCAGCAGATGGTtaagtatttaaaatatgtacTTAAAATCATTTCCAAATTTAAAACTTTTggtaaattgttttatttgtttaagCGAAATGCAGTTTCTTCCTCTGGTAGTCTAGTTACATCATACTGGGATTTTTGATTCTTACTGGGCATGTATGTGATGTGATGCAGTAGTGCCCTGCAAAGACATTAACTGTGATTCAGAAAGATGTGTGGATCACTGGATCATTACTGTATTTTATCTACCTCTTCATGGTCTTTATTAACTTGGGCACGTGTGACTTAGTGTTGTTGAATGGTGAGGTGTCAAGTCTATAAACTGTCAGAATGCAGGAATTGTCCGTCAGAAGAATCTCTGGGGCTCAGTGTACCGAAGTGATAAGGAAAAATAGGTTGTTAATATCTAGCTAGGTCTATCTAATAGCAGTCTCAAATATGAAATACAAAGTTGTAATGCTTAACATAGAGGTGTTAGCTGGCTATTTTTTAATGCAGTAATTCTAAAATAGAAAGGAATCTGGGAATTTGTTTTGTATGCGGTTTCTCATGGCCTTAGTCTAGCAAAGTTCATTCAAACTAAAAGTGGACTGTGGTGTAGGCTTTTCTCCCCAATAAAGAATGCTATCATTAAACATATATCTGTTGTTCAGTAGTGAGTGTCTTTGTGCTGCAAAAGGTCTTGCCTTTGATAGCTTGCTTTCCTATTAATATAAGATGGAAAGACAGATCCTAGAGTTAAAGCCAAGACATTTCTTAGGACTTAGTCTGAAGTATGTGCTACTGACATAAAAGCTTACAAAGTATGTATTATTTTATGGCACCAGAATGAAGAACTTGAGTCACGCTCAGAACAATTTTGAAACACTTACTCGAGAATTCTTGGTGACTAATTTGACAGGATTGACCTTCTGTCAAAAAGCAGAACTTTCTCAGCACTTTCTTTATCTAAAGTCCTGTGGGGCTGCTGGGAGTAGGAAGTAGAGCTCTAGACTGAATATCCTCTGAACCATGCTGAGTGTAACATCTTTTACGTGGTTACTCAAAATCACAATAAACAGGTCTTGACCTTCACAGTCCCTTTTAGTCTTGTCTTTTGGTTTTTGCCTGGTTCAGCTTAATTGTCTTGAAGATGATACTTTGTCTtctatagagaaaacttttggtttaTTATGTGAATACCAGAAAAATAGTTCTATGAGAGAGGAGCATTGAGAATAACAAAACTACCTTTCAGTCTCAGTTAATGGGTAGCATACCTGCATGGTAAAGAATACACAGGGCGTTACTCCTTTTCAGTTTATATTTCAAAGTTTATGGAAGCTTCCAGAAAATTTGGTAAGGCTTATGTTCTATCTGAACAGCTTTATTTGGGGGATGAAAATATATAGGACAAAACTTAAAATGAGTAGTAAACCTGTTGTGAGGGTCGATATAAGAAGCAAAGGGCAGAAGCTTCCTGCCTTTATGGCTTGCTTTCCCATACTTTCTTTCAAATGAACACCCAAAAGAGGAGATATTTGAGGTAGATACATAACTCTCACCTCCTTGATTTTTGAGGGGCTTTTGTGGCTcttaatttttaagaaaatacataTAAATGTGTTGCAAATATCTACATTAGGCACGCTGAATGTTTTTGCAGTGTGCAGAATAAACAGAATGAAAAGGATAATTCATTACTAAGCCAAAACAAGACCTTTCTATGTGAACAGATGTAATTTGATGTAAGACTTCTCTTGCTGTCTTATTAAAAATACTGAATGCATTTTAACTCTGCTCTCCATTTTCCAATAGTCTAATTGGCAGTGCCTATTCCCCCTTGCTTGTCTTTTGCCTTAGCAGGCAATGAGATACTGGTGAACCTGGAAGTTAATAGTTATTTGTTAAATAATTCTACTTTGGCTTTTCTTAcataaatatattgaaaaatatattgaaatatatatatattgaaaaaatatttgtttaaattatGCATGTTCAGTTTCCTCTGAATTTTCTGTGTATTATATCTTCATGTGTTTAAAACTCTTTTTTCCAATAAAGCAGTTTGTACATCTTCAGAGCATGAAAAAACATGACTGAGAGATTGCCAGTGTGAATAATCATGACTTGTGGATGGTTTTTTAAATACTCGTAGCAGTAAACTAGCAAGCATTACGTATGTTTGGAGACTGCAGAATTTGTAAATGGTCCTCTGTAAAAAATGACTGTCTGTGTccatatatttgataaatttattttctaaagtaaaaaaaatgcttttactttAATGTTGTGGGCTGTACTATTGtactttttaaattttgcatCCTCAGTATAACATACAAAACTTCCTGTTTCTTACATCTGTTAAACTTTTAGCTGCTTGGCTCCCGGCTGGAGGAGGAATGCAGTTCAGTTGGACGTGAGCAAGTAAATAAGGCATACCAAGCCTATCGAGAGGCCTGCATTGACCGAGATAATCTGAAAAGCAAACTGGATAAAATGGTATGCCTTTTCAAGTAATGACTTAAAGGCATGTTATATAACTACCGCATAGTTAGTAAATGTTTGCTGTAGAATGAATTTTACTTGCTGGAGATCTGTGGTATTTTATCACTTCTTTAGATTTTTTAAGTACATGACACTGCTTTATGTACAAGTAACAATTTTAAGTATCTCAGCTTTATTACTGGGCTAGGCTAATGCTAAAAAAACATCAaagcaatatttttcattttttttaatagttgaaTTAGCAGACATGATAGAAAAAAGCTTCACAAATAtattggtgtgtttttttttttttccccccgaaaATAGATGAAAGAAAGTGCGGAATCTTTGAAAACTTTGAATGAACAGTTGCAAACTAAAGAAGTAGAGCTGTTACAACTACGAACTGAAGTGGAAACTCAACAAGGTATATATTTGGTTACTTCATTTTAATGTATGGTGACTAGTCTTGGTAGCAATATCAGGATCTCAGGGCAGGAAGAGGTTTAACCCCCTCTAGTGGGTAGGTAAGAGAGATCTATACTGCAGTATTCTGCAGTGAGGTCCTTTGAGCTTGTGTATGGCTTTCATTCTTGTACATGGCTACGTGCATGTTAGATTATCGTAGGTAAGGAGCTCCGTGGTAAAGATCTGAGgctgttttcttcttccactgTAGATTACTTAATAATTTGAGGAATGTGCACAACCTGACAGTTTAATGGGCTAGTCAAGTACATTTCTGGAGCCCACCACCTCTTCCTCTGAGTGGGGTGGGGACATAATTGTTCAAGTATCGAACACTATCCAGGCAGTACCACTTCCTCTGGTACCTGCAGATGAACCAGTATATTGCTCTGTGTCACTGTTGATATGACAGGTACCAGAGGATGTCGTACAGCAGTAACTGCAGTCAACAGCAGTTACTTAAAGGGctgggagatgaggaggaaatgtAGAAAGATGCTGGTTGTAGAGAGCCTGGtggaaagaggaaggagaaacTAGCAGTGTACCCTGGCAATTCCAAAAGCCCAAATAGAGGTTCTGTTATTGCTATTGTAAAGGGTGCTATGTAGAAGACAGGTATGTAAAATAAAACACTATGGAAGAAAAAACTAGTCTTTATTAATATAGTTACAAGAAAAGAGAGCAAGAAAATGCTATCTGTGTAAAGTTAGAGATATGGACTGGACTTCATATTCTGAACAAATGCAGTCATTTGCAGGGCACTTGTAAGTGTTGCTGTGCTTGAATTGGATTACTTTCCGAGAGGAGCTCAGGCATGTAATGCACTACTTCAGTTGCACAAGTTTTTAAACCTAGAAGTACAAACCACAGGTACTAGTAGTAGTGTCATTGTTGAGGACTTTATGGATTAAGGAGGTATGAAGTGCAGAGTTTATAAGGAGAGTTCTGAAAATGTGGTGATTTCAAGCCTTACTTAATAATCAGTTGTAGTTGTAAACAGGCTATGAGTACCTTGTTTAAGAAAAATCAGTGCAGCTTAAGCTTGTTTAAACTGCTAAACCTGGAAATGAGTGTTCCAAGCAGTTGAAGGCTTGGGGTTTTCTTCTGGTcatgttctttcttttcttcatgtCTAACTAGCGTCCTGCTACTGATTCAATGCTGGGATTGTCTTAGGTTGCTTCTTACTAATGACCATGTAAATTTGTTCTGTCTAACAAGACTTACTAAGCTTTGCCGTTTTATTTTGATTGtatcttttgtttttctgtttggaaCTTCTTGATATTAAACTTGGGGAAAGGTTATGATAAATTATGTAATGATAAAAATCTGAGAGGGAGAAGGCTCATGTTTTCAAAGCACGTAAAAAGTACGCAGGTTGGTTTATATATCATGCATGTTTGCCATTAACAGATTTTTGTATTTCCAGTGCTTTTTTATGCTGTTAATGCCTTTTTCTTCATGTAAAATCTCCCGTGCGTTCCTGGAAATTTGGGCTCCATACTTTAAAATCACCAAATAGACTACTTCTCTGCCAATAACTTGACCAGTGTTACTATTTCTCTTTTGTCATAGTTTGCAGTTTCTTCAGGATGTACAGGGTAACATTTTTGTAGGGCATGGGCTGGTTGAGGTGAAACACAGCATCACAAAAACCTTACATATTGAGTTATATTCCTTGAACTGAgactgaaatattattttcttgtttgtctTCTTTGCAGTGATGAAAAATCTGAATTGTACTCAGTCCAGCTGGGAAATAGAGAAGCTGAACAGTGACCTGAAAGTGTATAGTCTAGAACAGGATCTAGAAAAGCTCAAGCAAGAGTGCAACAGTCTGAGAAATGAGTTACAAAAATCCAAGCAGAAGGTACCTTTATTTTTAAGGAATTTTTGCATTGATAGATTATTTTAAATCCCATGCTCAAGCAAAGTAAAAGGTAAACACAGAGATATAAAGTATGTAATTGAGTGAAAGATGAACATCCTAGTAAAACTAACCTTAAATATTTTCACAGGCTGTCTTGTTTCTGGGAAGTAataacaggctccccagggaggtggttaTGGTATCAAGACTGTCAGAAGTCAAGGAGTGTCTGGACAACGCTCTTAGTCATAAGGTTTAATTTTAGGTcatcctgcaaggagcagggagttgaacctcatccttatgggtcccttccagctttagatattctatgattctacatagGTGAGATTTCCCTGCCATAGCCAatgtaacaacagaaaataaagctTTATGATTCCTTGCAAGTTCACATCAAGTGTTCTGTGTTGGCATTTGTCTTGGGCTGGACTACATAGAAAGTATGGGCAAAACccagtctctctttttttaatgacAGCAGTAGAATGCTTATGTTAAAATATGTCATGAACTTTAAGGAGCTTTAGAACTTTTCTTTAGGGTAGTCATATGAAGCTTGTCAGGAGAGTACCTCTTCTGGTGCCCTTCCTTGCCACTTCTGGGGCAAGTGTCTGTTTTGAGGGACTCAGTGGTGTAATGTAGGatctcaaaaagaaaattaagatagCTTAAGAGTAATAAAATGCattaagtttaaagaaaaaatatctggTGCATGCTTACTGCTTTACATCTCACCTTTGATGGAGGGTACAGTGGCAGTCTCTAGGACTCTGCAGTCACATTGCAATAAATTTGAAAGATTTAAGTGTGATTATTTGAAGAATTCTAGGTTCCTTGTGGtcattaataattattattatgtaATCTTAATTCACTTAGTATTTGAGTGAGACAATATTCAAGATATATAAGAATGCATCATCCTGCCTGCAAACAAGATTTGGTTTAATTTAGGAATATTTCTTTGGCACATTTTCTTATGGGCACATTGACATCGCTACAGAAATGTACTTTTGAAGCAAATCTCCTAATCACCGCTGCCTACTGTGCCTCGCATTACAGAGCAGTCTGGAGTACGGGAACTGGATTGCTTTTGGATGAAACTAATTAAGATGCACCCCAACCTCTGCTGGGCATTCAGGGACCAGACCAGAGCAGGCCTGAAGCCATGTCCTCCTCTCCTGCTGCCCACAAAGTGTCTATAGTTGGGGTGTTGGGGGTCTCAATTCTGAATGTCTCTCCACAGATCTGCTGCTGTCACACCACATTCCTAGCTTACATGGACAGGCTTACCTGAGACAGGCTTAGCATGGATTGTCTTGTCTCAGGTTTAGTCTGTGTTTTTTCCACTAGATGGGGATGCAGCGCGTTACCTGGAAGGCATGTGAGGTGTTTTGTTAACCTCGCTTCTGCTTGGTTGTTGTCTTCATTTGTTATCAGGAATGGATTTTCAATATCTTGTAAATTCTGAAGGCATTCTGTAACTTGTATGCAGTTCTGGTGTCTTCAGGTAGCTCTATAGAATAGAGGAACAGCTGTATAAATAATTGAAGATTACAGATTGTATTGCGAGAATGAATGTTGCTGGACAGAACAGACTAAAATAGCAGTTGTAAGGACTAGATGTGCCACTGTTTAAATAATGTTTATGCCAGCAGCTTTTGTTGTAAAGAACAAATACAAGGAGCAGCTTTTTTTCAAACAGCGCTGCTTCTTGATCGCGGTAACTGCTTAATATAGGAAATAGAAAGGTACAGGTTTTCAAATGTGGGATGGTACAGGACAACTGTTAGTTTTTTGAATGATTAAATTGAATCTCTgatgggtggtggtggtgaagtCTTCAGAAGAGCGAAAAACTGTCACGTGTAATATAGGGAAATGTGATCAGTGAACAATGACAAGTCAGCATTTGTGTCAAACCCAGTTGCCGTTTTCACTATTAGTGTTTTTAATTACAGTAGTCAgcattttcagatgtttttctaCCTTAGGCAAGTatattttctatttctatttttagatATTCAGGTTTTGCATTGTAGTTGATGCAGTGTGTACGTTATATTGACAAGTTGCTTGAAATGTATATGGGCTACCATGAAGCGACAGTAACAGGTACCAATTCATAGCAGCTTTGGCTTGAGGGAGCGATAGTAGGAAGGGAACACGGAGAAGGGATGCGAATGGGAACTCATCACAGGTGAGGGTCTAACAGAAACAGGACTAACAAAGCAAGCtcagtgtttgatttttttaaacagtcCTGTTAACTTCAGTGGGGCTGCTTTTATGTACAATTTAAAGCAGTTTTTCAGACTTGGGGTAAATTACGTTCTATcataaaaataacttgtggatgTAAATCTACACTGAAGCAGTTTAATTTAAAGGTCTTCATATACTgaggcagggaaagaaaaagagaagactgTGTTCTTTTTTTGATGGAAGCCAAAAGCCTTTATcaatttttgcttttcaaagaaTCACAAATTCACAGAGctcagctgtttaaaaaaaaaggagagtgagTTTGGTGGTAGCTGAGCAATGCTTTCATATAAGTAGGTAATTTAAGCATTTTAAAGTGGAAATTCTTAGTAGAAGTCTTTATGTCCATTTTGAAAACCATTGCAGCCAACACAAATGAAGACTACTTTACTTTTGAATTTTAGTATTAGTGAACTTGTAGTTTCACTGCAGTATTTTCAGATAGAAGATCTGAACTCTTACGTTCATTCCTTCTCTATCTTCCTCTCACTTTGTTATGCAGGACCAGGCTCAAGAAGAAA from Patagioenas fasciata isolate bPatFas1 chromosome 2, bPatFas1.hap1, whole genome shotgun sequence harbors:
- the AZI2 gene encoding 5-azacytidine-induced protein 2, giving the protein MEELVEDDICILNHEKADNTHKRDREIPVSSYSGDESVASHFALVTAYEDIKKRLKETEKENSFLKKRVRILEEKLLGSRLEEECSSVGREQVNKAYQAYREACIDRDNLKSKLDKMMKESAESLKTLNEQLQTKEVELLQLRTEVETQQVMKNLNCTQSSWEIEKLNSDLKVYSLEQDLEKLKQECNSLRNELQKSKQKDQAQEENPLNGDFLQKQDIQRGMQQAYWELKREMSNLRLVSEMQAEVLRKLKTHATATKKAASTAPVQCVDLNISKPNLTSGVVYKKLSQNDRVLCNAVSPPLPRDVRIPSERVTLQTWTDERPIPVDGKPFQEHHSYGKSSLEDNSWVFPSPPKPNENVFWEMKNKTTLLNCPADYLDQCNQNCLHKS